The Pseudobacteriovorax antillogorgiicola nucleotide sequence AGGCAAGAACTTTGAGGTTTTACAGGTGTGTCAGCTGACCCCGAAACCCCTTGAAACTAAACAGTTAAGCAGCGGTATGGTGGGGATCGTTTCTGGGTCCATTAAATCCGTTTCTGAGACTCGGGTTGGCGATACCATTACCGACCCTAAAAACCCTGCTAAGGCTCCGCTTGGTGGCTTTCAGAAGGCTAAACAGATGGTCTTCGGCGGGATCTTTCCTATTGATGCTAGTGAGTATCAAAACCTCAAAGACAGCCTTGAGAAGCTTCAACTCAATGATGCATCTCTCACGACTGAGCCAGAGTCCTCTCAGGCGCTGGGTCTAGGCTTTCGGGTAGGTTTCCTAGGCCTCCTACACATGGATATCATCCAAGAGAGATTAGAGCGAGAATACGGCCTTGAACTGATCTTTACCGCCCCAACCGTCGTATATCGTGTTGGCCTGAAAGATGGGACTGAGCATAAAATTGAGAATCCATCAAAACTCCCTGACCCAACTACGATCGAATATATCGAAGAACCCTATGTGGCGATTACGATCCATACCCCCGAAGAATTTATTGGTGGTATCTTGAAGATTCTGCAGGAAAAACGCGGGATTCAAAAGGATATGGAATACACGACCAGTAACCGGGTGAAGATATCCTACGAACTCCCCATGAACGAAATGATTTTCGACTTTCATGACAAGTTAAAGAGTATATCCCGTGGATATGCATCGATGGATTATGAGGTTATAGACTACCGACAAGGGGATCTAGTCAAAGTAGATACTCTCGTCAATGGCGATAAAGTTGATGCGCTGGCTTTGATCTGCCACCGAGTCCAGGCTCCATTCCGTGGCCGCTCTTTATGTAAGAAGCTAAAAGAAATCTTGCCAAGACAAATGTTCCAGATCGCCCTTCAGGCAGCAATTGGTGGCAAAATCATTGCCCGTGAATCCATCTCTGCGATGCGAAAAGATGTTACAGCCAAGTGTTACGGTGGTGATATATCACGGAAGCGAAAGCTCTTGGAAAAGCAGAAAGAGGGTAAAAAGCGAATGAAACAAATTGGTAACGTCGAAATCCCACAGAAGGCGTTCCTAGCGATCCTTAAAATCGATGAGTAAGGGCTACTGCTTAAGTTCTCGCCCCTTTGCTCTTCTCCCTCTCGCAATCGCCTTTTGAAGGCGTTTGCTGTCCCTCTTCCTCTGCTCATACCGTTTTGCAGCATTTCGAACAGCTAGAAAGCTAGGATAAAAGTTTTTAGCTGCGAAGCCAAAGATCCGGGTCCGATGGCGTTGCCTTATCAACATATAATCACTAGAATTGTACTTTTTGATGGCCCGTACAACCCCGTTAATCCCATAATTATAAGCTGTGATTGCTAAAGGCCAAGATTGAGTCTTTCTGTAGTTATCTTTTAGAATTCTCGCTGCTACAGAAGTTGATAGATACGGATTCAATCGATCATCCCTCCGCCGGCTCACCTTGATGAACTGCCTGGCAGTGCCCGGCATCAATTGCCATAGGCCACGTGCCCCTACTTTAGAGTGGGCTTT carries:
- the lepA gene encoding translation elongation factor 4 translates to MQDVKLIRNFCIIAHIDHGKSTLADRLIEMTGSLTDREMSAQVLDNMDIERERGITIKAQTASMQYKAKDGNIYLLNLIDTPGHVDFSYEVSRSLAACEGALLVVDAAQGVEAQTVANVYLAVENDLEIIPVINKVDLPSADPERVMLQIEDELGIDASDAVPCSAKTGIGIEDILEAIVARIPAPADDNDKPLQALIFDSWFDSYLGAVSLIRVMAGTIRKNQRMQMMSTGKNFEVLQVCQLTPKPLETKQLSSGMVGIVSGSIKSVSETRVGDTITDPKNPAKAPLGGFQKAKQMVFGGIFPIDASEYQNLKDSLEKLQLNDASLTTEPESSQALGLGFRVGFLGLLHMDIIQERLEREYGLELIFTAPTVVYRVGLKDGTEHKIENPSKLPDPTTIEYIEEPYVAITIHTPEEFIGGILKILQEKRGIQKDMEYTTSNRVKISYELPMNEMIFDFHDKLKSISRGYASMDYEVIDYRQGDLVKVDTLVNGDKVDALALICHRVQAPFRGRSLCKKLKEILPRQMFQIALQAAIGGKIIARESISAMRKDVTAKCYGGDISRKRKLLEKQKEGKKRMKQIGNVEIPQKAFLAILKIDE